A single region of the Triticum dicoccoides isolate Atlit2015 ecotype Zavitan chromosome 2B, WEW_v2.0, whole genome shotgun sequence genome encodes:
- the LOC119366234 gene encoding transcription factor bHLH112-like: MGDHQLMHAAPAMYNGGAAGAVSHGMWWNSNAAAAVPAAACSTELAGFNTWPAGLAAGGYDVAADGGKQAKSCTTTASSESPGNNSSLTFQETASINDPAAAGFADWNNPYMSSGAGNMHGFLQVGHHDMSSRTDQQSMMNAVAAPNNLDLALQGHHHHQQQQDDHHRQQQLLSSLGAPELLLSPNSPYGFQSSLLRSLIEPTGKPAPAAGLLQQYQYQQMGGQTGARGEPLQFTNDAAFWNQSAGFGMGMAAPPATDNTSMRAAKQPSPAPRGANLALKTVLEGVGDSSSIVAKKAGGEPAFKKPRMETPSPLPTFKVRKEKLGDRITALQQLVSPFGKTDTASVLHETIEYIKFLHDQVGVLSAPYLKSGHHQHQVPQYLKSSSNGSPDKSCKDGGEVSLKGRGLCLVPISSTFAVASDVPVDFWNPFGPQFR; encoded by the exons ATGGGAGATCATCAGCTGATGCATGCTGCTCCGGCCATGTACAACGGCGGCGCTGCCGGAGCCGTGTCTCACGGCATGTGGTGGAACAGCAACGCGGCGGCCGCGGTGCCTGCGGCGGCGTGCTCGACGGAGCTCGCCGGGTTCAACACCTGGCCGGCCGGTCTGGCTGCTGGTGGCTACGACGTGGCGGCCGACGGAGGGAAGCAGGCCAAGAGCTGCACCACCACGGCCTCCTCCGAGTCGCCCGGGAACAACAGCTCCCTAACCTTCCAAGAAACGGCCAGCATCAACGACCCGGCAGCCGCCGGCTTCGCCGACTGGAATAACCCTTACAT GAGCAGCGGTGCTGGTAATATGCATGGGTTTCTCCAAGTTGGCCACCATGACATGAGCTCGAGAACGGACCAGCAGAGCATGATGAACGCCGTCGCCGCGCCGAACAACCTAGACCTAGCTCTACAAGGCCACCACCACCATCAGCAGCAGCAGGACGATCACCACCGCCAGCAGCAGCTGCTCTCCAGCCTGGGGGCGCCGGAGCTGCTCCTGTCGCCGAACTCGCCCTACGGGTTCCAGTCGTCGCTGCTGAGGAGCCTCATCGAGCCGACGGGTAAGCCGGCACCGGCGGCGGGGCTCCTGCAACAGTATCAGTACCAGCAGATGGGCGGCCAGACAGGTGCCAGGGGGGAGCCGCTCCAGTTCACCAACGACGCCGCGTTCTGGAACCAGTCTGCCGGGTTCGGCATGGGCATGGCAGCGCCGCCGGCGACTGACAACACCAGCATGCGTGCGGCCAAACAACCGTCGCCGGCGCCGCGCGGGGCAAACCTTGCACTTAAG ACTGTGTTAGAAGGCGTGGGAGACTCTAGCTCAATCGTGGCCAAGAAGGCGGGCGGCGAGCCGGCGTTCAAGAAGCCAAGAATGGAGACGCCGTCGCCATTGCCGACCTTCAAg GTTAGGAAGGAGAAGCTAGGGGACAGGATCACAGCGCTCCAACAGCTCGTCTCTCCTTTCGGAAAG ACGGATACGGCGTCGGTGCTGCACGAGACCATCGAGTACATCAAGTTCCTCCACGACCAAGTTGGT GTGCTCAGCGCCCCATACCTCAAGAGCGGCCATCATCAGCATCAAGTGCCACAGTACCTCAAG AGCTCGAGCAATGGTAGCCCCGACAAGTCGTGCAAGGACGGCGGCGAGGTGTCGCTCAAGGGCCGGGGGCTGTGCCTGGTGCCGATATCGAGCACCTTCGCCGTGGCCAGCGACGTGCCCGTCGACTTCTGGAACCCCTTCGGCCCCCAATTtaggtag